A stretch of the Pyxidicoccus trucidator genome encodes the following:
- a CDS encoding tetratricopeptide repeat protein, with the protein MPPCPDENELLEWEQGHMSAEAVARLEAHLDRCAECSAVVAGLKGQGALAEESLSPPGPDAPPQAGARVGRYVLLRRVGEGGMGVVFAAYDPDLDREVALKLLKPGAVTDAEARGRLVREAQALARLSHPNVVTVHDVGLDGDTVFLAMELVRGRTLRHWLAEAPRPWREVLARFLQAGQGLAAAHAVGLVHRDFKPDNVLLGDDGQVRVTDFGLARLAPAEPGTEHGPTPEAPPGEGDTLAGVRQGTPAYMSPEQWRGQRADARGDQFSFCVALYEALFGQRPFAGDTAGARLQALRDGRVTPPPRGSRVPRAVRDAVLRGLATEPAARHPSLDALLSRLESAPRARRWRQAAAALALGVSASAAVGFALARGNTARMCTGLEARLEGTWDAAHRARLEQRFRQGALPSPGDAFESTARALDAYAQALVAQERQSCEDTRVRHAQSERLMDLRAACLDGRRQALRVLVELLATGEQEALTRAPEAARQLPSLAACADRDALARVEPLPQAPEARGRLAALGQELDGLRVQGAAGFHARALPPLEAVVEELRGLEHRPTLARALLLLGELRGTAGSFASAREVLEEAVRVAEAGHDDETAAHAWNRLLYTEAEGLGLAKEAERTARMAEAAVERLGSEASLEVAAELHRVLGSLSYRQGEYARALAESSQSLALLEQARGPRDVALADVLIGMGQALNALGRYAEAEQHHARALALVEAVYGLEHPLRAAHLNNVATALRLQGKVAEAVARYGEALALGERHLGAEHASTSMIRVNLGDALSRQGQLAQALPHYERALASLRRQGDAGRLRVANVLLSLGNARMDLGQLVQAEAAYREALTLQEAQLGPRHPDVALSRNNLGWVAMDAGRLKEARAHFEAAHALWETTLGSSHPKVASALYSLGHVELRLRRVGPALVHLRRALEVREQALGPEHPRVAQTLGLLGEALVEDGQLREAREPLERAVALSAKVELAPPERARALFALARVLWPSRGERPRALALAREALEAYASGAPVYAPRAREVQAWLSAHGPS; encoded by the coding sequence ATGCCCCCGTGTCCTGACGAGAACGAGCTGCTGGAGTGGGAGCAGGGGCACATGTCCGCGGAAGCCGTGGCCCGGCTCGAGGCCCACCTGGACCGGTGCGCGGAGTGCAGCGCGGTGGTGGCGGGACTCAAGGGACAGGGAGCCCTGGCCGAGGAGTCCCTGTCGCCACCCGGGCCGGACGCGCCTCCCCAGGCGGGAGCGCGCGTGGGGCGCTACGTGCTGCTGCGCCGCGTGGGCGAGGGCGGCATGGGGGTGGTCTTCGCCGCGTATGACCCGGACCTGGACCGGGAGGTGGCGCTCAAGCTGCTCAAGCCCGGCGCGGTAACGGACGCGGAGGCGCGCGGGAGGCTGGTGCGTGAGGCCCAGGCGCTGGCCCGGCTCTCCCACCCCAACGTCGTCACCGTCCATGACGTGGGCTTGGACGGCGACACCGTCTTCCTCGCCATGGAGCTGGTGCGGGGGCGGACGCTGCGCCACTGGCTGGCGGAAGCGCCGAGGCCGTGGCGCGAGGTGCTCGCGCGCTTCCTCCAGGCGGGCCAGGGGCTGGCGGCGGCGCACGCGGTGGGGCTGGTGCACCGCGACTTCAAGCCGGACAACGTGCTGCTGGGAGACGACGGCCAGGTGCGAGTCACCGACTTCGGCCTCGCGCGCCTGGCCCCCGCCGAGCCGGGGACGGAGCACGGCCCCACCCCGGAGGCCCCACCAGGGGAAGGCGACACCCTCGCTGGCGTACGGCAGGGAACCCCCGCGTACATGTCCCCGGAGCAGTGGCGGGGCCAGCGCGCGGACGCACGCGGCGACCAGTTCAGCTTCTGCGTCGCGCTGTACGAGGCCCTCTTCGGCCAGCGGCCCTTCGCGGGTGACACGGCGGGAGCGCGCCTCCAGGCCCTGCGCGACGGGCGGGTGACGCCGCCGCCGCGAGGCTCGCGAGTGCCCCGCGCCGTGCGCGACGCCGTGCTGCGCGGCCTGGCCACGGAGCCGGCCGCGCGCCACCCCTCCCTGGACGCACTGCTGTCCCGGCTCGAGTCCGCCCCGCGCGCGCGCCGCTGGCGCCAGGCAGCCGCGGCGCTGGCCCTGGGCGTGTCTGCCAGCGCCGCGGTGGGCTTCGCGCTGGCCCGAGGTAACACCGCGCGGATGTGCACCGGCCTGGAGGCCCGGCTGGAGGGCACCTGGGACGCGGCGCACCGGGCCCGGTTGGAACAGCGCTTCCGGCAGGGCGCGCTGCCGTCGCCCGGGGACGCCTTCGAGTCCACCGCGCGCGCGCTGGACGCCTATGCCCAGGCGCTGGTGGCCCAGGAGCGCCAGTCCTGCGAGGACACGCGCGTGCGGCACGCGCAGTCCGAGCGGCTGATGGACCTGCGCGCCGCGTGCCTGGATGGCCGCCGCCAGGCGCTGCGTGTCCTGGTGGAGCTGCTGGCGACGGGCGAGCAGGAGGCGCTCACCCGGGCGCCCGAGGCCGCGCGGCAGCTCCCCTCCCTGGCCGCGTGCGCGGACCGCGACGCGCTCGCCCGCGTGGAGCCGCTGCCCCAGGCCCCGGAGGCCCGGGGGCGGCTGGCGGCGCTGGGCCAGGAGCTGGACGGCCTGCGCGTGCAGGGTGCCGCCGGCTTCCATGCGCGAGCACTGCCCCCACTGGAGGCGGTGGTGGAGGAACTGCGGGGGCTGGAGCACCGGCCCACGCTGGCGCGAGCGCTGCTGCTGCTGGGCGAGCTGAGAGGCACCGCCGGGAGCTTCGCGTCGGCGCGCGAGGTGCTGGAAGAGGCGGTGCGCGTCGCGGAGGCCGGGCACGACGACGAGACGGCCGCGCACGCGTGGAACCGCCTCCTCTACACGGAAGCCGAGGGCCTGGGCCTGGCGAAGGAGGCCGAGCGCACCGCGCGCATGGCGGAAGCGGCCGTGGAGCGGCTGGGGTCCGAGGCCTCCCTGGAGGTGGCCGCGGAGCTGCACCGCGTCCTCGGCAGCCTCAGCTACCGGCAGGGCGAGTACGCGCGGGCGCTCGCCGAGTCCAGTCAGTCCCTCGCGCTGCTGGAGCAGGCGCGCGGGCCGCGCGACGTGGCGCTCGCCGACGTGCTCATCGGCATGGGCCAGGCGCTCAACGCGCTGGGACGCTACGCCGAGGCGGAGCAGCACCATGCGCGCGCCCTGGCGCTGGTGGAGGCGGTGTACGGCCTCGAGCACCCGCTGCGCGCCGCGCACCTCAACAACGTGGCCACCGCGCTGCGGCTCCAGGGCAAGGTGGCCGAGGCGGTGGCGCGCTACGGCGAAGCCCTCGCGCTGGGCGAGCGCCACCTCGGGGCGGAGCACGCCAGCACCAGCATGATACGGGTGAACCTCGGCGACGCGCTCTCGCGGCAGGGCCAGCTCGCACAGGCGCTGCCCCACTATGAGCGAGCCCTGGCGAGCCTGCGCAGGCAAGGGGACGCGGGGCGGTTGCGGGTGGCCAACGTGCTGCTGAGCCTGGGCAATGCCCGGATGGACCTGGGACAGCTCGTCCAGGCGGAGGCGGCCTACCGCGAGGCGCTCACGCTCCAGGAGGCGCAGCTCGGCCCCCGGCACCCGGACGTGGCCCTGTCGCGCAACAACCTGGGCTGGGTGGCGATGGATGCGGGCCGCCTGAAGGAGGCGCGCGCCCACTTCGAGGCGGCACACGCGCTGTGGGAGACGACGCTCGGCTCCAGCCACCCGAAGGTGGCCAGCGCGCTGTACAGCCTGGGGCACGTGGAGCTGCGCTTGCGCAGGGTGGGCCCGGCGCTCGTCCACCTGCGGCGGGCGCTGGAGGTGCGCGAGCAGGCGCTCGGGCCGGAGCACCCCCGGGTGGCGCAGACGCTCGGGCTGCTGGGCGAGGCGCTGGTGGAGGACGGCCAGTTGCGCGAGGCCCGCGAGCCACTGGAGCGGGCGGTGGCGCTCTCCGCGAAGGTGGAGCTGGCTCCGCCCGAGCGGGCCCGGGCGCTCTTCGCGCTCGCCCGCGTCCTCTGGCCGTCGCGCGGGGAGCGGCCCCGGGCGCTCGCCCTGGCGCGGGAGGCCCTCGAGGCCTATGCCAGCGGCGCGCCCGTCTACGCGCCCCGTGCGCGCGAGGTACAGGCCTGGCTGTCCGCGCACGGCCCCTCCTGA
- a CDS encoding heavy metal translocating P-type ATPase encodes MPASPHTVHAPDSCLHCGSSVPVGAVARGFCCAGCEAVYGLLREQGLTRYYQLTQGKDAPAPEPRKDRGFAWLEPLVARAEATPGPVCALELDVQGIHCAACVWLMNELFRRQQGGAGLTVDPALGKVHMQWRRGAFDVGGFLRSVEGFGYLFGPSRKYPEAASLDLPIRLGICAALAMNVMLFSISFYVGLTPDDAEVFRLFTRLSLALSTGVVLVGGWPFFRSAVQGLRRGVPHLDLPIALGILLVFGTSLVQARGGRGDLAYFDTLNTFVTLMLVGRWLQQRVLERNRRFLLDDDGADGLFVRREEGARLATVRASEVREGEVLVIAPGDLVPVDAVLLDSDARVSTDWITGEPGERSVAVGGELPAGAFNAGREAVRVRAAQAFTDSPLVALLRRAPPGAGGAAVHTRFWEKVSRRWVVTVLGVSALGLALWWPAGPDKALEVAVALLVVTCPCAIGIATSLAYELVQARLRRGGFFVRSPDLMDRLPRVRQVLFDKTGTLTLGRLELVDRASVEALAPEARDVAFDLTSRSNHPASRCLSAALARVGARFAPEARVTEHPGQGVELTREGVCWRLGRAPWALAGQGVAPPVSGPVLSREGLLVASFALRESVRSDARREVQALQAEGRAVWLISGDAPARVRELAEALGIPTSQALGGQRPEDKAATVASLDSADTLYLGDGVNDSLAFERALCAGTPAIDRPVMPGKSDFFLLGEGLASIREALRLSLRLRAVVRRLLVLAIGYNVVAVTVCLAGWMTPLRAAVAMPATSLATVLFTVWSLSSARERPVPPATRLREVPV; translated from the coding sequence ATGCCTGCCTCCCCGCATACGGTGCACGCGCCGGACTCCTGCCTCCACTGCGGCAGCTCCGTGCCCGTGGGCGCCGTGGCTCGCGGCTTCTGCTGCGCGGGCTGCGAGGCCGTGTATGGGCTGCTGCGGGAGCAGGGGCTCACCCGCTACTACCAGCTCACCCAGGGCAAGGACGCCCCCGCACCGGAGCCGCGCAAGGACCGCGGCTTCGCGTGGCTGGAGCCCCTGGTGGCTCGCGCCGAGGCCACTCCGGGCCCGGTGTGCGCGCTGGAGCTGGACGTGCAGGGCATCCACTGCGCTGCCTGCGTCTGGCTGATGAACGAGCTGTTCCGAAGGCAGCAGGGCGGCGCGGGACTCACCGTGGACCCCGCCCTGGGCAAGGTGCACATGCAGTGGCGGCGCGGCGCCTTCGACGTGGGCGGCTTCCTGCGCTCGGTGGAGGGCTTCGGCTACCTGTTCGGCCCCAGCCGCAAGTACCCCGAGGCCGCCAGCCTGGACCTGCCCATCCGCCTGGGCATCTGCGCCGCCCTGGCGATGAATGTGATGCTGTTCTCCATCAGCTTCTATGTCGGGCTCACCCCCGACGACGCTGAGGTGTTCCGCCTGTTCACGCGGCTGAGCCTGGCGCTGTCCACCGGCGTCGTCCTGGTCGGCGGCTGGCCCTTCTTCCGCTCCGCCGTGCAGGGACTGCGGCGCGGCGTGCCGCACCTGGACCTGCCCATTGCCCTGGGCATCCTTCTCGTATTCGGCACCTCGCTGGTTCAGGCCCGGGGTGGGCGCGGCGACCTGGCGTACTTCGACACCCTCAACACCTTCGTCACCCTGATGCTGGTGGGGCGCTGGCTCCAGCAGCGCGTGCTGGAGCGCAACCGCCGCTTCCTCCTGGATGATGACGGCGCTGATGGACTCTTCGTCCGGCGGGAGGAGGGCGCGCGGCTCGCCACCGTGCGCGCCTCTGAAGTACGTGAGGGGGAGGTGCTGGTGATTGCCCCGGGCGACCTCGTGCCCGTGGACGCGGTGCTGCTCGACTCGGATGCTCGGGTCTCCACCGATTGGATTACCGGCGAGCCCGGGGAGCGCTCGGTGGCCGTGGGCGGTGAGCTGCCTGCTGGCGCGTTCAATGCCGGGCGGGAGGCGGTGCGCGTGCGGGCGGCGCAGGCCTTCACGGACTCGCCGCTGGTGGCGCTGCTGCGGCGGGCGCCTCCGGGGGCGGGTGGCGCCGCGGTTCATACGCGGTTCTGGGAGAAGGTGTCGCGCCGCTGGGTCGTCACCGTGCTGGGCGTGTCAGCGCTGGGGCTCGCGCTGTGGTGGCCCGCCGGGCCCGACAAGGCGCTGGAGGTGGCGGTGGCGCTGCTGGTGGTGACGTGCCCCTGCGCCATCGGGATTGCCACGTCGCTGGCGTATGAGCTGGTGCAGGCACGGCTGCGGCGCGGTGGGTTCTTCGTCCGGAGCCCGGACCTGATGGACAGGCTGCCTCGCGTGCGGCAGGTGCTGTTCGACAAGACGGGCACGCTGACGCTGGGCCGGCTGGAGCTGGTGGACCGCGCTTCCGTGGAGGCGCTGGCGCCGGAGGCTCGCGACGTGGCCTTCGACCTGACGTCCCGGAGCAACCACCCGGCGAGCCGGTGTCTCAGCGCGGCGCTGGCTCGCGTGGGGGCGCGGTTTGCTCCGGAGGCTCGTGTGACGGAGCACCCGGGGCAGGGCGTGGAGCTCACCCGCGAGGGCGTGTGCTGGCGACTGGGGCGCGCTCCGTGGGCCTTGGCGGGGCAGGGCGTTGCTCCTCCGGTGTCGGGCCCCGTGCTGTCGCGGGAGGGCTTGCTCGTGGCGTCCTTCGCGCTGCGCGAGTCGGTGCGCTCGGATGCGCGACGTGAGGTGCAGGCGCTCCAGGCGGAGGGCCGGGCGGTGTGGCTCATCTCCGGAGATGCTCCAGCGCGCGTCCGGGAGCTGGCCGAGGCGCTGGGGATTCCCACCTCGCAGGCGCTGGGCGGCCAGCGGCCCGAGGACAAGGCCGCCACCGTGGCCTCGCTGGACTCGGCCGACACGCTGTACCTGGGCGACGGCGTCAATGACAGCCTCGCGTTCGAGCGGGCGCTGTGCGCGGGCACTCCCGCCATTGACCGGCCGGTGATGCCTGGCAAGAGCGACTTCTTCCTGCTGGGGGAGGGATTGGCTTCCATCCGCGAGGCGCTCCGGTTGTCGCTGCGGCTGCGTGCCGTGGTGCGCCGGCTGCTGGTGCTTGCCATTGGCTACAACGTCGTCGCCGTCACCGTGTGCCTGGCCGGGTGGATGACGCCGCTTCGCGCCGCCGTGGCCATGCCTGCCACCAGCCTGGCCACCGTGCTCTTCACCGTGTGGAGCCTGTCCTCCGCTCGCGAGCGCCCGGTGCCTCCAGCCACGCGGTTGCGGGAGGTGCCCGTATGA
- a CDS encoding cytochrome oxidase — MNVLVLQVFVSLMLVASSVLLFAYSVRHRDHEHADRLSLFPLEDDSAQSPAEPPPSASQE, encoded by the coding sequence ATGAATGTCCTCGTCCTCCAGGTCTTCGTCAGCCTGATGCTCGTCGCCAGCTCGGTGCTGCTGTTCGCCTACAGCGTGCGCCACCGAGACCACGAGCACGCCGACCGGCTCTCCCTCTTCCCGCTCGAGGACGACAGCGCGCAGTCGCCCGCCGAGCCTCCGCCTTCCGCTTCCCAGGAGTGA
- a CDS encoding sulfite exporter TauE/SafE family protein — protein sequence MPLETLLLAALPSSPAVVAGALGALTVGLTGSVHCLLMCGPLACAGLPAVPGPERRRAVLAYQGARVAAYTLMGGALGALGGGVTQVLSVSTRPYLPWLMAAALVASALEVGKRLRPLPGLAHVAKSIARWGANFSWTGRAGAMGAVTPLLPCGLLYGVFAAALASGSFAGGALLLGAFALGGLPALLGAQLQAGLWKHRPKAVSFLLQRAVPLLAAAVLIYRAVGTTSGQPGCH from the coding sequence ATGCCGCTCGAAACGCTCCTCCTCGCCGCGCTTCCGTCCTCACCCGCCGTGGTGGCCGGCGCACTCGGTGCGCTGACGGTGGGGCTGACGGGGAGCGTGCACTGCCTCCTCATGTGCGGGCCGCTCGCCTGCGCGGGGCTGCCCGCCGTGCCGGGCCCCGAGCGGCGACGCGCGGTGCTCGCCTATCAAGGGGCGCGAGTGGCGGCGTACACCCTCATGGGAGGAGCCCTCGGAGCGCTCGGAGGAGGCGTGACGCAGGTGCTGTCGGTCTCCACGCGCCCCTATCTACCCTGGCTGATGGCGGCGGCGCTGGTGGCCTCGGCGCTGGAGGTAGGCAAGCGGCTCCGCCCGCTACCGGGCCTCGCGCACGTCGCGAAGTCTATCGCGCGCTGGGGCGCAAACTTTTCGTGGACGGGCCGAGCGGGCGCAATGGGTGCGGTAACACCGCTGCTGCCCTGCGGCCTGCTGTACGGCGTGTTCGCGGCGGCGCTGGCAAGCGGCTCGTTCGCGGGCGGAGCGCTGCTGCTCGGAGCCTTCGCGCTGGGTGGGCTGCCCGCGCTGCTGGGCGCACAGCTCCAGGCGGGGCTGTGGAAGCACCGGCCGAAAGCCGTGTCCTTCCTGCTTCAACGGGCGGTGCCACTGCTCGCGGCGGCGGTGCTCATCTACCGCGCGGTGGGCACGACGAGCGGCCAGCCGGGCTGCCACTGA